A genomic window from Anguilla rostrata isolate EN2019 chromosome 14, ASM1855537v3, whole genome shotgun sequence includes:
- the LOC135239151 gene encoding alpha-2C adrenergic receptor has protein sequence MNAVEWIESFIRAFMCLLGILGNNWLAIRSLPSRMSQIRTNDALFINLATSNLITNYFVDLPDTMADFADNWFMGRTYCGVFLFCAGLSETSSIISTLLISMYWHQKLVGSLRRGTAPVRLDSLRLVASLLSGGWGVALVFSIPHFFFVAAETGNESLADCAESFPSPVARQTYEVMYLTLANAVPIAGMVFFSIQIVITLLRHQARIVAMNSESHGKEEQAESGSRRGTDGAAAARGKGPAGAPVSSLTAGDDGPQSPDAQPATLPIPVKGTVQGDAKEAPSSKPAKAAGSHGNQVRAAKSVVAVATVFLVCWVTHLLLRITSNVKRSSLVVEVASYIAASYTCIIPYIFLYGVKKLSCSCRR, from the coding sequence ATGAACGCAGTCGAATGGATCGAATCTTTCATCCGAGCCTTCATGTGCCTCCTGGGAATTCTGGGGAACAACTGGCTGGCCATCCGTTCCTTACCTAGCAGGATGTCCCAAATCCGGACCAACGACGCCCTCTTCATCAACCTGGCCACCTCCAACCTCATCACAAACTACTTCGTGGACCTGCCCGACACCATGGCGGACTTTGCCGACAATTGGTTCATGGGGAGGACCTACTGCGGCGTGTTCCTGTTCTGCGCGGGCCTGTCCGAGACCAGCAGCATCATCTCCACGCTGCTGATCAGCATGTATTGGCACCAGAAGCTGGTGGGGTCCCTCCGGCGCGGGACGGCGCCCGTCCGGCTGGACAGCCTGCGCCTGGTGGCCTCCCTGCTGTCCGGAGGCTGGGGCGTGGCCCTGGTCTTCAGCATCCCCCACTTCTTCTTCGTCGCCGCGGAAACGGGGAACGAGAGCCTGGCGGACTGCGCGGAGAGCTTCCCGTCCCCCGTGGCGCGGCAGACGTACGAGGTGATGTACCTGACCCTGGCCAACGCCGTGCCCATCGCCGGCATGGTCTTCTTCTCCATCCAGATCGTCATCACGCTCCTGCGCCACCAGGCGCGCATCGTGGCCATGAACTCCGAGAGCCACGGCAAGGAGGAGCAAGCGGAGTCCGGGTCGAGGCGCGGAACCgacggcgccgccgccgcgcgagGCAAAGGACCCGCGGGCGCCCCGGTAAGTTCGTTGACGGCGGGCGACGACGGACCTCAATCACCCGACGCTCAGCCCGCCACTCTCCCCATTCCAGTGAAGGGTACGGTTCAGGGGGACGCCAAGGAGGCCCCGTCTTCCAAGCCCGCCAAGGCCGCCGGCAGCCACGGCAACCAGGTGAGGGCGGCGAAGAGCGTGGTGGCGGTGGCCACCGTGTTCCTGGTGTGCTGGGTGACTCACCTGCTGCTCCGCATCACCAGCAACGTCAAGAGGTCCTCGCTCGTGGTGGAGGTGGCCAGCTACATCGCGGCGTCCTACACCTGCATCATCCCCTACATCTTCCTGTACGGCGTCAAGAAGCTGTCCTGCTCCTGCAGACGGTAA